From one Agathobaculum sp. NTUH-O15-33 genomic stretch:
- a CDS encoding Gfo/Idh/MocA family oxidoreductase → MLRIGVIGTGGMGRHHIGNIQSVIPGARVTAVNDANEAIAKQVAADCGARFIAEPRQLIRADDVDAVMIASWDPTHEEFSIAAIEAGKYVFCEKPLSDTPEGCLRIMEAEQKAGKRLLQVGFMRRYDQAYRELRTVIEKGTIGRPLVVRAQHRNLAPAGGATITSDMSATNALVHEFDITRYLIGGEDTYVSAQLVAPRSSRFCGDDLIDPQLVYLETKQGVRVELELFWYCRYGYDIRCEVVGDLGTASLPDPAHTVVRCDGQSAFQIVPTWQERFDEAYITELREWIASVQAENITGPSAWDGYIASLVASACRQSRLTGGIVPIRSVDCPDFYHVNF, encoded by the coding sequence ATGTTACGCATTGGAGTTATAGGGACCGGCGGTATGGGCCGGCACCATATCGGGAACATACAATCGGTCATTCCGGGGGCAAGGGTCACGGCGGTCAATGATGCGAACGAGGCTATCGCAAAGCAGGTCGCAGCAGACTGCGGCGCGCGCTTTATCGCGGAGCCGCGGCAGCTGATCCGCGCGGACGATGTGGACGCGGTGATGATCGCGTCTTGGGACCCGACGCATGAGGAATTTTCGATCGCCGCCATCGAAGCCGGAAAATATGTTTTCTGCGAAAAACCGCTGTCGGATACGCCCGAAGGCTGTCTGCGCATCATGGAGGCGGAGCAAAAGGCGGGCAAGCGGCTGCTGCAAGTCGGCTTCATGCGCCGCTACGATCAGGCTTACCGGGAACTGCGCACGGTCATTGAAAAGGGGACTATCGGCAGGCCGCTGGTGGTACGGGCGCAGCACCGCAACCTAGCTCCGGCGGGCGGCGCAACAATCACGAGCGATATGTCTGCGACCAATGCGCTTGTGCATGAATTTGATATTACCCGCTATTTGATCGGCGGCGAAGATACCTACGTTTCCGCGCAACTGGTCGCTCCGCGTTCTTCGCGCTTTTGCGGGGACGACTTGATCGATCCGCAGCTCGTTTATTTGGAAACCAAGCAGGGCGTTCGCGTGGAGCTGGAATTGTTCTGGTACTGCCGCTATGGGTACGACATCCGCTGCGAAGTGGTGGGGGATCTGGGAACGGCCAGTCTGCCCGATCCGGCCCACACGGTCGTTCGCTGCGACGGACAAAGCGCCTTTCAGATCGTTCCCACTTGGCAGGAGCGTTTTGATGAGGCGTATATCACTGAGCTTCGCGAATGGATCGCCTCGGTACAAGCGGAAAACATTACCGGCCCCTCCGCTTGGGACGGCTATATCGCAAGCTTGGTGGCGAGCGCCTGCCGCCAGTCCCGCCTGACAGGCGGGATTGTCCCGATCCGATCGGTCGATTGTCCGGATTTTTATCATGTAAATTTTTAA